One genomic segment of bacterium includes these proteins:
- a CDS encoding metallophosphoesterase family protein: protein MTMFYESKGKSFARSKFILLCLLLFALTGFSLDLKGPIVQNVTPYSATISWWTDEEDSGRIIYSDGKQTLEAQSRRGTFQKVRLTNLKPSTLYTYRLEGNGYSAGPFSFRTAPLGFKRFRFVVYGDTRTQDDVHRVVLRAIVKHKPELALNTGDLVADGRVLELWKNFYSISTILASSVPLYTVLGNHEKNSRFYFRFLSLPGNERYYSFNWGDCHFVALDSNEPYLSDKAQLKWLEEDLERNKNARFIIVFFHHPAHTLVKDRTSFAEKVRQTLCPILERYRVSVVFNGHDHNYQHFLINGIHHIVTGGGGAPLYDISSPDKYTIKAEKTHNYLICDVEEDRIVLRAYRLDGSLLDETVIKPRIKVGPPFIEKFPQIQFWKRPKVVSKPK, encoded by the coding sequence GATTGTGCAGAATGTCACGCCTTATTCAGCCACAATCTCTTGGTGGACAGATGAAGAAGATAGTGGGAGGATTATCTATTCGGATGGGAAGCAAACATTAGAGGCTCAATCTCGGCGTGGAACATTTCAGAAGGTCAGATTGACAAATCTAAAACCATCCACTCTCTATACATATCGTTTGGAGGGGAACGGCTATAGCGCAGGACCATTTTCCTTCCGCACCGCTCCTTTGGGATTCAAACGCTTCCGATTTGTTGTTTACGGCGATACGAGAACGCAGGACGATGTTCATAGGGTGGTTTTGAGAGCGATAGTGAAGCACAAACCCGAGCTAGCCCTAAACACCGGCGACCTCGTTGCGGATGGGAGGGTATTGGAGCTGTGGAAGAATTTCTACTCCATCTCCACAATCTTGGCTTCCTCGGTCCCGCTCTACACCGTTTTGGGAAATCACGAGAAGAATTCTCGCTTTTACTTCCGCTTCCTTTCCCTTCCGGGAAACGAGAGATACTATTCATTTAACTGGGGAGATTGCCATTTCGTAGCCCTTGATAGCAATGAGCCCTATCTAAGCGACAAAGCCCAGTTGAAATGGCTTGAAGAGGATTTGGAAAGAAATAAAAATGCCCGATTTATAATCGTATTCTTCCATCACCCCGCCCATACTCTTGTTAAAGATAGAACAAGTTTTGCGGAAAAAGTTAGACAGACTCTCTGCCCGATTCTGGAGAGATATAGGGTGAGCGTGGTATTCAATGGACATGACCACAACTATCAGCATTTCCTCATAAACGGAATTCATCATATAGTAACGGGAGGCGGAGGAGCGCCGCTTTACGATATATCCTCCCCCGATAAATACACGATAAAAGCGGAGAAAACCCATAACTATCTAATCTGCGATGTTGAGGAGGATAGAATAGTATTGCGGGCTTATAGACTTGATGGCTCCTTGCTGGATGAGACGGTTATCAAGCCGAGAATCAAGGTCGGTCCGCCTTTCATTGAGAAGTTTCCCCAAATACAATTTTGGAAAAGACCGAAGGTCGTCAGTAAGCCTAAATAG